The following is a genomic window from Mycobacterium parmense.
ATGTCGGTCATGCCGAAGTACGCGGTGGCGCCCGTCGGCCCGTACACCGACATGATCGCCAGTTGGTCGTTCTCGCCCGGGATCGGGGTGCTGAACAGGTCGTCGCGGATGATGGCGTACTCGGAGAAGCCGGTCAGCGTGGTGACGACGTCGCCGACGACGTAGGCGTCACACCGCGACTCGACGACCTCCCCGATGCCGGCCGCGCGGATCACCTCGCCGAGCCGCACCGGCGGGAGATACCCGGGCTGGTCGTCCAGCCAGGTGCGGGCCGCGGCGTCGATCCCGACATAGGTGGTCCGAAGCAGCGCCTCGCCCTCCGCGGGCTCGGGGGCCGGCGTGGTGACCAGCTCGGTGTCACCGGGCCGGACGAGCCCGGTCGGGCGACGGCGAAGGAGGACCTGGCGGTTCGGCAACTCGGGCACGATGCAAGAAACTACCGAAAACGGCCCAGCAAATGGCATATTCGGTGGATGACCGGCAGCGAGGATCCGGAGGACCGGATCCGGGAGTTGGAGCGTCCACTCTCTGAGACGGCGAGGGCGTCCGAATTGGGCAGCTCAGGCCCGGGCGGCTATCCCGCCGGTCCACCGAGCCCACCGCCGCCGGCGCCGTGGACCTACGGCGGCCCGTATCCCGGGCCGCCCCCGAAGCCCCCGTCCGGCAATCGCATGTGGTGGATCCTGGGGACGTTGCTGGTCGTGGGAGTCCTGGCGCTCGCGGGCGGCATCGCCGCCATGGCCGCACATTAGCTTTCCGGTGTCCGGTCGACCATCGCATCCCCCCCGACGGTCCCCGGCCGCGCGACGTCGCCCGCCACCGTCCCCCGCGGCCCGTCGACGTCAGCCGCCCCGGCCCCCGGTGCGCGGGTCAGCGTCTCCGGCATCAACGAACAGCGCACCATCGCCTGCAACGCCAACATCGTCAGCGTCAGCGGCGTTTCCAACTCGGTGGTCATGACGGGCCACTGCGCGAGCCTGACCGTCTCTGGCGTCAAGAACGTCGTCACTGTCGACTCCGCCGACAGCATCGACGCCTCGGGGTTCGACAACCGGATCACGTATCACTCGGGCGCCCCGACGATCAGCAACTCCGGCGATTCGAACGTGATTCAGCAGGGCTGACCGTCAGGCCCCTCGTCTGCAACCGCGCCGGACTCGTCGTCGAGCACTCCGACCGCGATGCCGTACGGCAGGAAGCGGACCTTGCGCCTTGGGTCGACGTTGTTCTTGTTGGCCCGCAGCGCGTCCAGTTCGGTCGCGTGCACCTGCTCGACGTGGGCCCCGCCCTCGTCGTCCACCGTGTAGATGGCCCACACGCCGTCGCCGGCCTCACCGGCGGTCTCCGGCTGGGACCGGGGCCGCCGCGACAGGTCTTCGAAGAACGACCAGCCGGTGCGGGCGCCGGGAGCGCCCACGAACTCGCCGATGCGCTCGAACACCTGGCGCAGCCCCTCGCTGCCTTCTCTGATCACCCGATCGAACTCTTCGGGATCGAATCCGAACGCTCCATGCTCGCCCACGCGGGCCTCCCTTACAGCCGTGCCTCACTGCCCAGTGTGCGCTCAGTGCCGACCGTTGGCGAGCGCCTCACCCCGCCGGCGGCGGCGGTGGGGGCGCGGGCGGGTTGATCGGGATCGGCACCGTGACGAACGGGAAGTGCAGGTACATCGTCAGCGGCGGCCGCGCGGGCTGCGCCGGGGCGGCCGGGGGTGGTGCGGGGACCGCCGCGGGCGGCGGCGGGGCCGGGGCGGCCGGCGCGGGCGCCGCCTCCTCGACCGGGGTGGAGACGCGCTCCGGCACCCGCCGCGGCGGAGCGCGATGCACCGGCGCGGCGGGCGCCGGGCTCGGCGGGTTGGCGGGGACTTCGGCGGCCGGCGGTGGGGCGGGGGCCGCGACCACGGCCGTGGGCGCCGGCGGGGGCGGAGCGGGAACAGGCACCTGCGCCTGCGGCGGCGCGCTCGGCGCGCGCGCCGGCAGCTGCTGGGCCGGGGTCGCGACGCGGGCACGCGGAATGTGCCCCACCGCCGACTGGTCGGAACTCAGCGAGACCACGAGCGCCGCCGCGCCCGCGACCGACAGCGCGGCCAGCGCGCTGCCGGCCAGCACGAACGGCCTGCGCCGGCGGGGGGTGTGGTCGTCCTCGTCATCGTCCTCGACGGCGCTGTAGGCCAGTGCGTCGTGGCCCACCTCGGCGTTGCCGGAGACGTCCAGATAGGCCGGGCTGAACGCCCGGGGACTCAGCTCCCCGGTTCCGGGATCCAGCGCGTAGGCGAGGGCGGCCGTGGACGCCGCGAACAGCGGCGCGCTGGCCGACGCCAGTGCGGCCCCACGCGCCAGCGCCATGTCCGGCTCCTCGGGCGCCGTGATCTCCAGCGACGTGGCCCCCTCCAGCACGGGTTTGATCGAGACGATGTCCGTCCCGCAGCCGATGAGGAACACGCCGTCGGCCCGCGACCCCCGAGCTTCGAGGCCGGCGACCATGGCCGCCAGCTCGGCAGCGACGGCGCCCTGCGCGCCGGTCGAGGCGTTCACCAGCTGCCGGCGGTGCAAGTCGACGATCGATCCGTCGGCCACGTCGACGACGGCCAGCGTCGCGCTGCCGGTCTCGACGAACAGCATCGCGATCCGCTCGTAGCCGATCGCGTGGCCCACCGTCTGCGCCAGTGCCGCCGCGGCCAGCAGCGGGGAGACCAGCATGACGCTGCCGACGTCGTGCGCGGCGATCGCATCCCGCAGCGCGGCGACGTGGCCGTGGTCCGTCCACGTCACCCCGGTCGACACCAGCTGGCAGCCGCCCGCGACGGCGCCTTCCCACGTGCCTCTGATCGCGGCGATCACCTGCGCGGCCGCACCGGAGGCCCCGTAGTCCGCGCCGGCGACTTCGAACTGGTCCTGTTCGACCGTGACGCCATCGGCATCCGGACCCTCGATGACCACCAGGCGGACCGTTGTCGGAGCCATCGACACTCCGAGCACGATGTCCACTTTGCGCCTCCCAGGCCCTCGTGCCCTCGGTCAAGAGGGCAGCAGAACAAAGACCCCGCCCGACTGGGTGACACCACGCTACCTGCGTACGGCCGGCCAAGCCTGGGAGAACGCTGTGAGCTGCGTTACGGCGCTAGTAGCCCGGTCCCAGGTACGGATTCTGGGAGCCGTCCGGGTACTGCGAATACTGCGGGTACTGCGGGTACTGCGGGTACTGCGGATATTGCGGGTACTGGGGGGTCGCCGGCGCCTGTGGGACCTGGTTGGCCGGCACCGGGACCGGGATCGGCACCGGCAGCAGCGGGACGTGGATCCACTCCGTGGTCATTGGCACCGTGGTCGTCGGGGTGGTCGGCGGCGGGGGCGGTGTCGTCGTCTCCGGCGGTGGGGGCGGTGTCGTCGTCATCGCCGTCGTGACCGGCGGCTGCGTCGTCGACGGCGGCGGCGGGGGCCGCCTCGTGGTGATTACCGGGGGCGGCGGCGTGGTCACCACCACCGGGGGCGGTGGCGGCGGCGGGGGCGGCGGTGGCGGCGGCGGCGGTGGCTCCGGCGGGCTGGGTTCCGGGGCGACGCTGGGCGGCGGCGCGGGGTTGAGCACCGGCGGGGGGCTGGGCGGCGGCGGCACGGCCGTGGGGGGTGGGACGATTCGGCTGGGCAGCACCGGGCTCGCCGGGGGCACCGGTGCGACGCTTGGGGCCGGCGGGGCCTGGCGGTGCTCGATGCCCGTCAGGGTGTAGGCCACGCCGCCGATCGCCGTCATGGCGACCAACGCGCACATCCCGATGAGCAACTGCGACACGCGGAGGCGCCCCCGTGGCCGTTGCCGGGGCTGGTCGATGACGTTGAGCCGCATCGACCAGCCCGACGGGCCGTCCCCGTCCCAGGCGTCGCCGACGAACGGCACCCGTACATCGACCGGATATTCGGTTTGCGACCAAGCCAATTCGCGATCGGTCAGCGCCTCGTCGTCGATCACCAGCACGTCTCCGGCGCCCAGGTCGACGACGTCGCCGGCGGCCGACGCCGCGGTGAGCAGGCCGACGGACGTGCGGGTGCGGAGGTCCTGATCCTCGCCGCGGGAGGCCAGCAGCAGGGCGCCGGCCGCCGCGGCGAACCCGGGTTGCGACGGGGTCACCACCGGACGGCGGGTGTGCACCGAAAGACGTTCGGTGACAAGCGGAATGCTGGCCCCACCACCCACGGTCACCACCGCCGACAGGTCGGCCCAGCTTCTGTGGTTGCGGGCCAGCATCTCGTCGAGCGCGCAGATGAGGCCACTGAGCCGGTCCTGGATCAGGTCCCCCAGCTCGTCGCGCGTCAGCTTCATGCTGCAGCTGCGCCCGCCGAGCTCGGCGACCACTTCGGTGGCCGTTTCGGTGGACAACCGCTCTTTGGCCGCGCGGCAGTTGTCCCTGAGCTCGACGAGCTGACCGACCGCCGCGGTGGCGGCCGGGTCGATGCCGCTGCCGCGGCCGAGCTCCTCGAACACGCGCAGCATCACCGCGTGGTCGATATCATCACCCGAGAACTCGGTGTAACGCATTGTGGGGCTTACGAGTTCGAAGTCTCCCGCCAGGCTCACCAGGGTCGCGGACGTGCCGGTGCCGCCGAAATCGAGCACTCCGACCACACCCGTTGCGGCAAGGCATAATTCCGCGTTCGCCGCCGTCAGGGACGTGATGGCGTCGGACACCAGGCGTGGCGCCATGCCGCTGCGGACGAATCCCAGGTGGGTCCGCAACCCGTTCCGCAGCGCCTGCACCGTGCCCGGCTTCCAGTAGGCGGGGACCGCGATCGAGATCTCCGAGGAGGCCGCGTCCGCGCCGGCGGCGAGCACCATCGCGTCCAGCGCCTCCACGAGCAACAGGTCGGGGTCGTGCGCCGCGCCGTCGCTGGACACCAGCGCCACCGAGTCGCCGACGCGCTGGACGAATCCGCTCATCAGCACGCCGGGTTCGGACACCAGCGAATTCGGCGCCAGCACACCAACTTTCGGAGCGCAGTGCGGATACAGCGTCAACACGGCCCGCCGCGCTACCGGCGGGCAGTCTTTACGCGCAGCGACCAGGTTCGTGTTCCCGATCGACAACCCAAGGGGGTCGTGCATAGATCGAAACTTTCGTCTTTGGGGGTCGGTGGCCAGCGTCAACCATAGCTGTCGACACGCGGAAAGCCGATGGCTTGCAACGTCA
Proteins encoded in this region:
- a CDS encoding DUF7159 family protein — translated: MDIVLGVSMAPTTVRLVVIEGPDADGVTVEQDQFEVAGADYGASGAAAQVIAAIRGTWEGAVAGGCQLVSTGVTWTDHGHVAALRDAIAAHDVGSVMLVSPLLAAAALAQTVGHAIGYERIAMLFVETGSATLAVVDVADGSIVDLHRRQLVNASTGAQGAVAAELAAMVAGLEARGSRADGVFLIGCGTDIVSIKPVLEGATSLEITAPEEPDMALARGAALASASAPLFAASTAALAYALDPGTGELSPRAFSPAYLDVSGNAEVGHDALAYSAVEDDDEDDHTPRRRRPFVLAGSALAALSVAGAAALVVSLSSDQSAVGHIPRARVATPAQQLPARAPSAPPQAQVPVPAPPPPAPTAVVAAPAPPPAAEVPANPPSPAPAAPVHRAPPRRVPERVSTPVEEAAPAPAAPAPPPPAAVPAPPPAAPAQPARPPLTMYLHFPFVTVPIPINPPAPPPPPPAG
- a CDS encoding Hsp70 family protein, yielding MHDPLGLSIGNTNLVAARKDCPPVARRAVLTLYPHCAPKVGVLAPNSLVSEPGVLMSGFVQRVGDSVALVSSDGAAHDPDLLLVEALDAMVLAAGADAASSEISIAVPAYWKPGTVQALRNGLRTHLGFVRSGMAPRLVSDAITSLTAANAELCLAATGVVGVLDFGGTGTSATLVSLAGDFELVSPTMRYTEFSGDDIDHAVMLRVFEELGRGSGIDPAATAAVGQLVELRDNCRAAKERLSTETATEVVAELGGRSCSMKLTRDELGDLIQDRLSGLICALDEMLARNHRSWADLSAVVTVGGGASIPLVTERLSVHTRRPVVTPSQPGFAAAAGALLLASRGEDQDLRTRTSVGLLTAASAAGDVVDLGAGDVLVIDDEALTDRELAWSQTEYPVDVRVPFVGDAWDGDGPSGWSMRLNVIDQPRQRPRGRLRVSQLLIGMCALVAMTAIGGVAYTLTGIEHRQAPPAPSVAPVPPASPVLPSRIVPPPTAVPPPPSPPPVLNPAPPPSVAPEPSPPEPPPPPPPPPPPPPPPPVVVTTPPPPVITTRRPPPPPSTTQPPVTTAMTTTPPPPPETTTPPPPPTTPTTTVPMTTEWIHVPLLPVPIPVPVPANQVPQAPATPQYPQYPQYPQYPQYPQYSQYPDGSQNPYLGPGY